One Lysinibacillus fusiformis genomic window carries:
- the coaE gene encoding dephospho-CoA kinase (Dephospho-CoA kinase (CoaE) performs the final step in coenzyme A biosynthesis.) — protein MIIGLTGSIASGKSTVAKMMTALGLPIVDADIVARDVVEPGTKTLTLIAENFGEEILLEDGSLDRTKLGDIIFHEPAKRKILNDIMHPAIREEMLRQRETFVEAGQKHIVMDIPLLFESKLQHFVERIIVVSVREDVQLRRLMERNHLSKEDALARIHSQLPLSVKEKGAHAVIYNNENIDQTEVQLKKILHHWGVL, from the coding sequence ATGATTATCGGACTAACAGGAAGTATTGCGAGCGGAAAAAGTACAGTAGCGAAAATGATGACGGCGCTCGGTTTACCAATTGTCGATGCAGATATCGTGGCACGTGATGTCGTAGAACCAGGTACAAAGACGTTAACATTAATTGCTGAAAACTTTGGTGAAGAAATATTACTTGAAGATGGAAGTCTAGACCGCACAAAACTTGGTGATATCATATTCCACGAGCCTGCGAAGCGCAAGATATTAAATGATATTATGCATCCTGCTATTCGGGAGGAAATGCTTCGTCAACGCGAAACTTTTGTAGAAGCGGGTCAAAAGCATATTGTTATGGATATTCCGCTGTTATTTGAAAGTAAATTACAGCATTTCGTAGAGCGTATTATCGTGGTATCAGTCAGAGAAGATGTACAACTCCGTCGCTTAATGGAGCGTAATCATTTATCGAAGGAGGATGCGCTAGCCCGCATTCATTCCCAGTTGCCATTGTCCGTTAAGGAAAAGGGTGCTCATGCGGTGATTTACAATAATGAAAATATAGATCAAACTGAAGTGCAACTAAAGAAAATCCTTCATCATTGGGGAGTTCTTTAA
- the thrS gene encoding threonine--tRNA ligase, with protein MSDMIKLTFPDGAVKEYAKGTSTDDVAASISPGLRKKAFAGKVNGELLDLKTPIEEDATIAIITQDDQEALEILRHSTAHLTAQAIKRLFPDVKLGIGPVIEGGFYYDIDAPTPITAEDLPVIEKEMKKIIAENLEVERKNVSRADAQAIYEEVGDEYKLELLEAIPADEQVSIYYQGEFFDLCRGIHVPSTGKLREFKLLSLAGAYWRGNSDNKMLQRIYGTAFFKKEELKHHLQMLEEAKERDHRKIGKELELFTTSQKVGQGLPLWLPNGATIRRVIERYIVDKELSLGYKHVYTPVLGSKELYQTSGHWDHYQDSIFPPMEMDNETLIMRPMNCPHHMMVYKNSMHSYRNLPLRIAELGTMHRYEMSGAVSGLQRVRGMTLNDAHIFVRPDQIKVEFQKVVQLILEVYKDFDLKDYSFRLSYRDPADTEKYFDDDAMWEKAQSMLKEAMDELGLDYFEAEGEAAFYGPKLDVQVKTAIGKEETLSTVQLDFLLPERFDLTYVGEDGKPHRPVVIHRGVVSTMERFVAFLIEEYKGAFPTWLAPVQVEVIPVSNEAHFDYAKQIEEQLTAAGLRVEMDDREEKLGYKIREAQMKKIPYMLVIGDKEVEANGVNVRRYGSKDSATISFEDFLANIKAEVARF; from the coding sequence ATGTCAGACATGATTAAATTAACGTTTCCAGATGGCGCTGTAAAGGAATATGCAAAGGGTACATCGACTGACGACGTAGCAGCATCGATTAGCCCAGGACTTCGTAAAAAAGCATTTGCAGGTAAAGTAAATGGTGAATTACTTGACTTGAAAACACCAATCGAAGAGGATGCAACAATTGCTATTATTACGCAAGATGACCAGGAAGCACTAGAAATCCTTCGTCACTCAACAGCTCACTTAACTGCCCAAGCCATTAAACGTCTATTTCCTGATGTAAAGCTTGGTATCGGACCAGTTATTGAAGGTGGTTTCTACTACGATATTGATGCACCAACGCCAATCACTGCTGAGGATCTACCAGTCATTGAAAAAGAAATGAAAAAAATCATCGCTGAAAACTTAGAAGTTGAGCGCAAAAATGTTAGTCGTGCTGACGCGCAAGCTATTTATGAAGAAGTTGGCGATGAATATAAATTAGAATTGCTTGAAGCGATTCCAGCTGACGAACAAGTATCTATTTACTATCAAGGTGAGTTTTTCGACCTTTGCCGCGGTATTCACGTACCATCAACTGGTAAACTACGTGAATTCAAACTCCTCTCGTTAGCCGGTGCTTACTGGAGAGGAAACTCTGATAACAAAATGCTTCAACGTATTTACGGTACAGCATTCTTCAAAAAGGAAGAGCTAAAACATCACTTACAAATGCTTGAAGAGGCAAAAGAACGTGACCATCGTAAAATCGGTAAAGAGTTAGAGTTATTCACAACTTCTCAAAAAGTAGGTCAAGGTTTACCACTTTGGTTACCAAATGGTGCAACAATTCGTCGTGTTATCGAACGTTATATCGTGGATAAAGAATTATCTCTTGGTTATAAACATGTTTATACACCAGTTCTTGGTTCAAAAGAGCTTTATCAAACTTCTGGCCACTGGGATCATTATCAAGATTCAATTTTCCCACCGATGGAAATGGACAATGAAACATTAATCATGCGTCCAATGAACTGCCCACACCATATGATGGTGTATAAAAACAGCATGCATTCTTATCGTAATTTACCATTACGTATTGCTGAGCTTGGTACAATGCACCGTTATGAAATGTCAGGCGCTGTATCAGGGCTACAACGTGTACGCGGAATGACGCTAAATGATGCGCATATCTTTGTTCGTCCAGACCAAATTAAAGTAGAGTTCCAAAAAGTGGTTCAGTTAATCCTAGAAGTTTATAAAGACTTCGATTTAAAAGATTACTCGTTCCGTTTATCTTATCGTGACCCAGCAGATACTGAGAAATACTTTGATGACGATGCTATGTGGGAAAAAGCACAAAGCATGTTAAAAGAAGCAATGGATGAGCTTGGTTTAGATTATTTCGAGGCTGAGGGTGAAGCAGCATTCTACGGTCCAAAACTAGATGTACAAGTAAAAACAGCTATTGGTAAAGAAGAAACTTTATCGACAGTTCAGCTGGATTTCCTTTTACCTGAACGTTTTGACTTAACTTACGTTGGAGAAGATGGTAAACCACATCGTCCAGTTGTTATTCACCGTGGTGTTGTATCAACAATGGAACGTTTTGTTGCCTTCTTAATCGAAGAATACAAAGGGGCATTCCCGACTTGGTTAGCGCCAGTGCAAGTAGAAGTAATCCCTGTATCAAATGAAGCACACTTTGATTATGCAAAACAAATTGAAGAGCAATTAACAGCTGCAGGTTTACGTGTAGAAATGGATGATCGCGAAGAAAAACTTGGCTATAAAATCCGTGAAGCACAAATGAAAAAAATCCCATACATGCTTGTGATTGGGGATAAAGAAGTAGAGGCAAATGGCGTAAACGTTCGTCGCTACGGCTCAAAAGATTCCGCAACAATTAGTTTTGAGGATTTCCTAGCAAACATTAAAGCAGAAGTCGCACGCTTCTAA
- a CDS encoding glyceraldehyde-3-phosphate dehydrogenase gives MTVSIAINGFGRIGRMVFRQAIVQDDLNIVAINASYPAETLAHLIKYDTNHGTFQGTIEPAGDALLVNGKRVQIISERDPLQLPWAKMGVDIVIEATGKFNEREKAAMHLEAGAKKVILTAPGKNEDITIVLGVNDDKLDVEKHDVISNASCTTNCLAPVAKVLNDTFGIESGLMTTVHAYTNDQKNLDNPHKDLRRARGCAQSIIPTSTGAAKALRLVLPELDGKIHGMALRVPTPNVSLVDLVVDLNTDVTVESVNAAFVNAATEGPMKGILNFSIEPLVSIDYNTTTYSSTVDGLSTMVMGNRKVKVLAWYDNEWGYSARVVDLMKKVSKALETVNA, from the coding sequence ATGACAGTATCAATTGCTATTAATGGTTTCGGACGTATTGGACGTATGGTTTTTCGCCAAGCGATCGTACAAGATGATTTAAATATCGTTGCAATCAATGCAAGCTACCCAGCTGAAACGTTAGCACATTTGATTAAGTATGACACAAATCATGGCACATTCCAAGGTACGATTGAACCTGCAGGCGATGCTTTACTTGTAAATGGTAAACGCGTGCAAATTATTAGCGAACGTGATCCATTACAATTACCATGGGCGAAAATGGGTGTGGATATCGTAATTGAAGCAACTGGTAAATTCAATGAACGTGAGAAAGCAGCAATGCACTTAGAAGCGGGCGCGAAAAAAGTTATCTTAACAGCACCAGGTAAAAATGAAGATATTACAATTGTTTTAGGTGTCAACGATGATAAACTTGATGTTGAAAAACATGACGTTATTTCCAACGCTTCTTGTACAACAAACTGCTTAGCACCAGTTGCAAAAGTATTGAATGACACATTTGGTATCGAAAGCGGTTTAATGACAACAGTTCACGCTTATACAAATGACCAAAAGAACCTAGATAATCCACATAAAGATTTACGTCGTGCACGTGGTTGCGCACAATCAATCATTCCGACATCAACAGGTGCTGCAAAAGCATTGAGATTAGTGTTACCAGAATTGGATGGTAAAATTCACGGTATGGCACTTCGTGTTCCAACACCAAACGTATCTTTAGTTGACCTTGTTGTAGATTTAAACACTGACGTAACAGTAGAATCTGTGAATGCTGCATTTGTGAACGCAGCTACTGAGGGTCCAATGAAAGGCATTTTAAACTTCTCGATTGAGCCACTTGTATCGATCGATTACAATACAACAACTTATTCTTCAACAGTAGATGGTCTTTCTACAATGGTAATGGGTAACCGTAAAGTGAAAGTACTTGCTTGGTATGACAACGAGTGGGGTTACTCAGCACGTGTTGTAGATCTTATGAAAAAAGTTTCTAAAGCACTAGAAACAGTTAACGCATAA
- a CDS encoding DNA polymerase I: MKLQISTWLQNLGIACSMASLFTLFFRLTDFAWMTKSVYYIPVFFVVLFLLGLVIAEDVRKAFKKMFWYEKRKVKHPIWQVGVGFIFFLAQIGTVMVFSTELTQPELGGMPLFLVIAFMNAFIMTVIYEEIFFRKGQASRVS; this comes from the coding sequence GTGAAATTACAAATTAGCACGTGGCTCCAAAATTTAGGAATAGCTTGTAGTATGGCATCGTTGTTTACACTTTTCTTCCGACTAACAGATTTTGCATGGATGACGAAAAGTGTTTATTATATACCGGTATTTTTTGTGGTTTTATTTTTATTAGGTTTAGTTATTGCGGAGGATGTACGTAAGGCATTTAAAAAAATGTTCTGGTATGAGAAACGTAAAGTAAAGCATCCTATTTGGCAGGTTGGAGTTGGCTTCATTTTCTTCTTAGCGCAAATTGGTACAGTCATGGTATTTAGTACAGAGCTTACACAGCCTGAGCTTGGTGGCATGCCTTTATTTTTAGTGATTGCTTTTATGAATGCTTTTATTATGACTGTTATTTACGAGGAAATTTTCTTTCGTAAAGGTCAAGCAAGCAGAGTGAGTTAA
- the polA gene encoding DNA polymerase I — MTKEKLLLLDGNSLAYRAFFALPLLTNDSGIHTNAVYGFTTMLQRILEEEQPTKMLVAFDAGKTTFRHDTFTEYKGGRQKTPPELSEQFPYLRKLIDAYGIKRYELEMYEADDIIGTLAKEAATQDMDVIIVSGDRDLTQLATEQVTVYITKKGITEIEKNTPAFIEEKYGLTPLQIIDMKGLMGDASDNIPGVPGVGEKTAVKLLKEHGSVEALYEAMDTLKASKMKEKLVANEGQALMSKKLATIFTDAPIEVTFTELNYSGPNEEALIDVWQELGFKSLLEKSDFTIEEEERAPFDFDIVQEVQPEFLKDVMAIHVELEDEHYHTCRQLGIAFTDGTATKYVPFDVAVKSDILRRWLEDATKVKYMADSKASQAALNREGIHLAGVDFDLLLASYINNPALSGDDVATLAKELGYRDVQANESVYGKGAKRAVPDTDALAEHASRKAFAVWTLQPKLEELLRENEQYDLYKNLELPLAAILSEMESEGIKVNRATLEEMGQELNDKLVILEQAIYAEAGEAFNVNSPKQLGVILFDKLGLPVIKKTKTGYSTAADVLEKLKPEHAIIEHILMYRQLGKLQSTYIEGLLKEIHEQDSKVHTRFQQALTATGRLSSTDPNLQNIPIRLEEGRKIRQAFVPSQKDWILFSADYSQIELRVLAHMSEDPNLVEAFREGMDVHTRTAMDVFHVSAEEVDSNMRRAAKAVNFGIVYGISDYGLSQNLDITRKEAATFIDKYFASFPGVKRYMDDIVQDAKFNGFVTTILNRRRYLPDITSSNFNLRSFAERTAMNTPIQGSAADIIKKAMIDMDARLKKENMQAKLLLQVHDELIFEAPREELALLEKIVPEVMENAIELTVPLKVDFNYGATWYEAK; from the coding sequence ATGACAAAGGAAAAATTGCTATTACTGGACGGCAATAGTTTAGCGTATCGCGCGTTTTTTGCGTTGCCATTGTTAACGAATGATAGTGGCATTCATACGAATGCAGTGTACGGATTTACGACAATGTTACAAAGGATTTTGGAGGAAGAGCAGCCGACAAAAATGCTCGTTGCCTTCGATGCGGGAAAGACTACTTTCCGTCATGACACGTTTACAGAATATAAAGGCGGACGTCAGAAAACACCACCAGAATTATCTGAGCAGTTTCCATATTTGCGTAAGCTTATCGATGCATATGGTATTAAACGCTATGAACTTGAAATGTACGAAGCAGACGATATTATTGGGACCCTGGCTAAGGAAGCAGCAACACAGGATATGGATGTCATCATCGTGTCGGGAGACCGTGATTTAACACAGCTCGCAACAGAACAGGTAACGGTATATATTACGAAAAAGGGTATTACTGAAATTGAAAAAAATACACCAGCCTTTATTGAGGAGAAATATGGGCTTACTCCATTGCAAATTATCGATATGAAAGGTTTAATGGGGGATGCTTCAGATAATATTCCTGGCGTTCCTGGCGTAGGTGAAAAGACTGCCGTTAAGTTGTTAAAAGAGCATGGATCAGTCGAGGCACTTTACGAGGCAATGGATACCTTAAAGGCTTCGAAAATGAAAGAAAAGCTTGTTGCGAACGAAGGCCAGGCACTTATGAGTAAAAAGCTTGCAACGATTTTTACAGATGCTCCAATTGAAGTAACATTCACAGAGCTTAACTACAGCGGTCCGAATGAAGAAGCGCTCATTGATGTGTGGCAGGAGCTTGGCTTTAAATCACTGCTCGAAAAAAGTGATTTTACGATTGAGGAAGAAGAACGTGCGCCATTTGACTTTGACATTGTACAAGAGGTACAACCTGAGTTCCTAAAGGATGTTATGGCAATACATGTGGAGCTAGAGGACGAGCATTACCATACATGCCGGCAACTTGGGATTGCTTTTACAGACGGTACAGCTACAAAATATGTACCGTTTGATGTTGCCGTAAAATCAGATATTCTTCGTCGCTGGTTAGAGGATGCGACAAAGGTCAAGTATATGGCAGATTCAAAGGCTTCTCAGGCTGCATTAAATCGTGAGGGGATTCATTTAGCAGGTGTTGACTTTGATTTACTGCTTGCATCTTATATTAATAATCCTGCACTTAGTGGTGATGATGTGGCAACTCTTGCAAAGGAACTTGGCTATCGTGATGTACAAGCTAATGAATCGGTTTACGGAAAAGGAGCAAAACGTGCTGTACCAGACACAGATGCGCTTGCTGAACATGCTAGCCGTAAAGCTTTTGCTGTTTGGACATTACAACCGAAGCTTGAGGAGTTACTGCGAGAAAACGAACAGTATGATCTTTATAAAAATTTAGAACTGCCACTAGCAGCCATCTTAAGTGAAATGGAAAGTGAAGGGATTAAGGTGAACCGTGCCACGTTAGAAGAAATGGGACAGGAACTGAATGATAAGTTAGTAATCCTTGAGCAAGCTATTTATGCTGAAGCAGGGGAAGCATTTAATGTTAATTCACCAAAGCAGCTAGGGGTTATACTTTTCGATAAGCTTGGACTTCCTGTCATCAAAAAAACAAAGACAGGCTACTCCACAGCTGCAGATGTATTAGAAAAATTAAAACCCGAGCATGCGATCATAGAACATATTTTAATGTATCGTCAATTAGGCAAGTTACAATCAACCTATATTGAGGGTCTGCTAAAAGAAATTCATGAACAAGATAGTAAGGTGCATACGCGCTTCCAACAGGCATTAACAGCAACAGGACGTCTGAGCTCGACAGATCCGAACTTGCAAAACATTCCAATTCGCTTGGAGGAAGGGCGTAAAATTCGTCAGGCGTTTGTACCTTCCCAAAAGGATTGGATACTATTCTCAGCCGATTATTCTCAAATTGAGCTGCGCGTACTTGCTCATATGTCTGAAGATCCAAACTTAGTAGAGGCTTTCCGTGAAGGCATGGATGTTCATACGCGTACTGCGATGGATGTGTTCCATGTTTCTGCCGAAGAGGTCGATAGCAATATGCGTCGAGCTGCTAAAGCGGTTAACTTTGGAATCGTTTACGGAATTAGTGATTATGGCTTATCACAAAATTTAGATATCACGCGTAAAGAGGCTGCTACATTCATTGACAAGTATTTTGCGAGCTTCCCTGGTGTAAAACGTTATATGGATGACATCGTACAGGATGCCAAGTTTAATGGCTTTGTTACGACAATTTTAAATCGACGTCGCTATTTACCCGATATTACTAGTTCCAATTTCAATCTACGAAGCTTTGCAGAGCGCACAGCAATGAATACGCCAATTCAAGGAAGCGCCGCTGACATTATTAAAAAAGCGATGATTGATATGGATGCTCGTTTGAAAAAAGAAAATATGCAGGCAAAGCTACTTTTACAAGTGCACGATGAATTAATCTTTGAAGCACCAAGAGAAGAGCTTGCCTTGCTTGAAAAAATCGTACCAGAAGTAATGGAAAATGCGATCGAGCTTACTGTGCCATTAAAAGTGGACTTTAACTACGGAGCAACATGGTACGAAGCGAAGTAG
- the dnaI gene encoding primosomal protein DnaI produces MNGPLQRAIKMPSFQERYEAMRKEILEHPRVQKFLAEHAEELSYEAIERNLPKLQEFINQSTECCGCDHTAHCTNYLKGFIPKLRVVRNTVEIDYVRCEQKVREDDRRDITNLIASMHMPKDVLQATITDLFIDDYSRVDIANRAADFVQRTRETGILPTKGFYLYGQFGVGKSFVLGALANELATIKIRSVVVFVPEFLREMKNAIGDNTLQEKIDYVKKAPVLMLDDLGAETMSAWTRDEILGTIFHYRMAEQLPTFITSNFNYDELEHHLAQSQKGDLEVVKAARIMERIKAITEPVQMGGKNRRE; encoded by the coding sequence ATTAACGGACCATTACAACGAGCGATTAAAATGCCATCCTTTCAAGAGCGTTACGAAGCGATGCGTAAAGAAATTTTAGAACACCCTCGTGTCCAAAAATTTTTAGCAGAGCATGCGGAGGAATTAAGCTATGAGGCAATCGAACGTAATTTGCCTAAGCTCCAGGAATTTATAAATCAATCAACGGAATGTTGCGGGTGCGACCATACGGCACACTGTACAAATTATCTAAAAGGTTTTATTCCAAAATTGCGAGTAGTACGGAATACGGTAGAAATTGATTATGTCCGTTGTGAACAAAAAGTTCGTGAGGATGATCGCCGTGATATCACTAATTTGATTGCCAGCATGCATATGCCAAAAGATGTTTTACAGGCGACGATTACTGATTTATTTATTGATGATTATTCGCGTGTGGACATTGCAAACCGTGCAGCAGACTTTGTGCAACGTACACGTGAAACTGGGATATTGCCCACAAAGGGCTTTTATTTATATGGGCAATTCGGTGTCGGAAAATCGTTTGTGTTAGGTGCATTGGCCAATGAACTTGCAACGATTAAAATAAGATCTGTTGTTGTTTTTGTCCCTGAATTTTTACGAGAGATGAAAAATGCAATTGGTGACAATACATTGCAAGAGAAAATTGACTATGTCAAAAAGGCACCTGTATTAATGTTGGATGATTTAGGGGCAGAAACGATGTCGGCTTGGACACGAGATGAAATTTTGGGAACAATTTTCCATTATCGAATGGCAGAACAATTACCGACTTTCATTACGTCTAATTTTAACTATGATGAATTAGAGCACCATTTAGCACAGTCGCAAAAAGGTGACTTGGAAGTGGTCAAGGCAGCTCGAATAATGGAACGCATTAAAGCCATTACGGAGCCTGTGCAAATGGGTGGCAAAAATCGACGCGAGTAA
- a CDS encoding replication initiation and membrane attachment family protein, with protein MTLIHLYKELQPADTFDIRLPHALSTQERQLVTLFYQPLTGAEPISLYLTLWAEAEQMPGQQMTHYYLMNVLGLPIGKVFEARIALEAIGLLRTWKKEDTEQRSFLYELMRPLDADSFMKDPLLSMFLFSKIGEQAYRKLRQRFIRPVRDTEFKDVSRAFIDVFKPVSTNIPSELQVGTENSKPQKVYPFYFEQFDFELLQAGLSEQLVPSSLLTLDVREAIAKLAFLYRLTALDMQKVVILALDDDLGISQERLRKAAADFYKLTVSKEPPKLARVYEAPATVEDSIQKTKDQELQHYLESTAPVQVLRDINNGKEPLQTSVQLAESLIVQHGMPVGVVNALLEYVMLTTDMKLPKKYVETIADHWVRKNIQTAKQAMELARQEHDKYTMWKNKPQTSAKKNTYSKNRREEKVPDWFYKRKDKQVEGPSEAVVEATDFEKERQKILEKLSNQQE; from the coding sequence ATGACGTTGATTCATCTGTATAAGGAGTTACAGCCAGCTGATACTTTTGACATTCGTCTACCTCATGCGCTTTCTACACAGGAACGTCAGTTAGTTACATTGTTTTATCAGCCTTTAACTGGAGCAGAGCCAATCAGTCTGTATTTAACGTTATGGGCAGAAGCAGAGCAAATGCCCGGGCAGCAGATGACGCATTATTATTTGATGAATGTACTGGGATTACCCATTGGCAAAGTTTTTGAGGCACGTATTGCACTTGAGGCAATTGGCTTATTGCGAACGTGGAAAAAAGAAGACACTGAGCAACGTAGCTTTCTATATGAACTTATGCGTCCGCTTGATGCAGATAGCTTCATGAAGGATCCGCTTTTGTCGATGTTCTTGTTCAGTAAAATTGGAGAACAAGCGTATCGAAAACTGCGTCAACGATTTATTCGACCTGTAAGAGACACTGAATTTAAGGATGTTTCACGTGCCTTTATTGATGTATTTAAGCCAGTCAGTACAAATATTCCTTCTGAGCTTCAGGTCGGTACAGAAAATAGTAAGCCACAAAAAGTATATCCGTTCTATTTTGAACAATTTGACTTTGAGTTACTACAGGCCGGATTATCGGAGCAACTAGTGCCATCGAGTCTATTAACGCTTGATGTGCGTGAAGCGATTGCGAAATTAGCTTTCTTATATCGCTTAACTGCATTGGATATGCAAAAAGTTGTCATTTTAGCACTCGATGATGATTTAGGCATCTCGCAAGAGCGATTGCGCAAAGCGGCAGCTGATTTTTATAAACTGACTGTGTCTAAAGAGCCGCCGAAACTTGCTAGAGTTTATGAGGCGCCAGCTACTGTAGAGGATTCCATTCAAAAAACGAAAGATCAAGAATTACAGCATTATTTAGAATCGACTGCACCTGTTCAAGTGTTACGAGATATTAATAATGGGAAAGAGCCATTGCAAACATCTGTCCAACTTGCTGAAAGCTTAATCGTTCAACATGGTATGCCAGTAGGGGTGGTCAATGCGCTATTGGAATATGTCATGTTAACGACTGACATGAAACTACCTAAAAAATATGTAGAAACGATTGCCGACCATTGGGTACGTAAAAATATTCAAACGGCAAAGCAAGCAATGGAGCTTGCACGTCAGGAGCATGATAAATATACAATGTGGAAGAATAAGCCTCAGACATCGGCGAAAAAGAACACCTATTCAAAGAATCGCCGTGAGGAAAAAGTTCCGGATTGGTTTTATAAGAGAAAAGACAAGCAAGTAGAGGGTCCGTCAGAAGCAGTGGTAGAAGCAACAGATTTTGAAAAGGAACGTCAAAAAATATTAGAAAAGTTAAGCAACCAGCAGGAATAA
- the nrdR gene encoding transcriptional regulator NrdR yields MRCPSCQFNGTRVVDSRPVDDNKEIRRRRECESCGFRFTTFEKIEETPLVVVKKEGSREEFSREKVLRGLIRACEKRPVALEVLEGLVLSIEKDLRRIGNAEVRSEDVGEMVMDRLAKIDEVAYVRFASVYRQFKDINVFIEEIKEIIQRQTEKKS; encoded by the coding sequence ATGAGATGTCCATCTTGCCAATTTAACGGAACACGTGTAGTGGATTCGAGGCCTGTAGATGATAATAAAGAAATTCGTAGACGTCGTGAATGTGAGTCATGTGGCTTCCGCTTTACAACGTTTGAAAAAATTGAAGAGACACCATTAGTCGTTGTGAAGAAAGAAGGTTCACGGGAAGAGTTTAGCCGCGAGAAGGTATTACGCGGTCTTATTCGTGCTTGTGAAAAACGTCCTGTCGCTCTTGAAGTACTTGAAGGGCTTGTATTATCTATTGAAAAAGATTTGCGTCGTATAGGTAATGCTGAAGTACGATCGGAGGATGTCGGAGAAATGGTGATGGACCGCTTAGCGAAAATTGATGAAGTCGCCTATGTGCGCTTTGCATCGGTTTACCGTCAGTTTAAGGACATCAATGTCTTTATTGAGGAAATTAAAGAAATTATTCAACGTCAAACTGAAAAAAAATCATAA
- the mutM gene encoding bifunctional DNA-formamidopyrimidine glycosylase/DNA-(apurinic or apyrimidinic site) lyase, with translation MPELPEVEGVVQALKPEIEGRTIEQVQLSEIIRLSFSEGKQCIVKQSEPDAFEEALTEMTIQKIERRAKYIFFHLLKEDVPYILVSHLGMTGAWFVVNSPEEIGEAKFKKHIHATFQMTDGGYLIYSDIRRFGELRFLAQIEDHAPLTKMAPEPFDEAASDYFIAKSLLPKYEKKAVKEVIMDGQVISGCGNIYATEALFAQKIHPARKMNRISEKRKRELFEVIVAVLRQSIEAGGSTISDYRNINGEAGSMQNRLKMYGKKICPACGTDTCQMTIGGRTSVFCPNCQH, from the coding sequence ATGCCTGAATTACCAGAGGTTGAAGGTGTTGTCCAGGCGTTAAAACCTGAAATTGAAGGACGTACAATTGAACAGGTTCAGCTATCTGAAATTATTCGCCTTTCCTTTAGTGAGGGAAAACAATGTATCGTTAAACAATCAGAGCCAGATGCCTTTGAAGAGGCGCTAACGGAAATGACCATTCAAAAGATTGAGCGCCGAGCAAAATATATATTTTTTCACCTGTTGAAAGAGGATGTGCCGTATATTTTAGTGAGTCATTTAGGGATGACAGGTGCATGGTTTGTTGTGAATTCACCTGAGGAGATTGGTGAGGCTAAATTTAAAAAACATATTCATGCAACATTCCAAATGACAGACGGTGGCTATTTAATTTACTCGGATATTCGCCGCTTTGGTGAACTGCGTTTTTTAGCTCAAATAGAAGATCATGCGCCACTTACAAAAATGGCACCTGAGCCGTTTGATGAGGCTGCGAGTGATTATTTTATTGCCAAATCGCTGCTACCGAAATACGAGAAAAAAGCTGTTAAAGAAGTGATAATGGATGGGCAAGTCATATCAGGTTGTGGCAATATATATGCCACAGAGGCATTGTTTGCTCAAAAAATTCACCCTGCTCGCAAGATGAACCGTATTAGTGAAAAGCGGAAACGTGAATTATTTGAGGTGATTGTAGCTGTACTTCGTCAAAGTATTGAAGCTGGTGGTTCAACGATTTCAGATTACCGTAATATAAATGGTGAGGCAGGAAGCATGCAAAACCGATTAAAAATGTATGGGAAAAAGATATGCCCAGCGTGTGGGACAGACACGTGTCAAATGACGATAGGCGGGCGCACATCAGTCTTTTGCCCAAATTGTCAACATTAA